The following proteins are encoded in a genomic region of Arachis stenosperma cultivar V10309 chromosome 4, arast.V10309.gnm1.PFL2, whole genome shotgun sequence:
- the LOC130974666 gene encoding uncharacterized protein LOC130974666 yields the protein MFFNGPKNEPVLCRAFPTYLDSAALLWFSKLPEGSISSFEDLARSFIDYFAASRIYVHGSDYLGTIKQCQHESLKDYMTRFADATMEIQDLDPAVHLHALKAGLRPGKFRETIAITKPKTLEEFRERAAGQMEIEELREAQKSDKQPHLRDEERNFRSPGNRDTKKPSKPVSKYNTYTRFNTRRENIIREILNAKIIKPPA from the coding sequence ATGTTTTTCAACGGCCCTAAGAATGAGCCTGTTCTCTGCCGAGCATTCCCCACCTACCTCGACAGTGCTGCATTACTCTGGTTTTCTAAACTTCCTGAAGGTTCAATTTCTTCCTTTGAAGATCTTGCCAGATCATTCATTGATTATTTTGCCGCATCAAGAATCTACGTACATGGTTCAGACTACCTCGGCACCATTAAGCAATGTCAGCACGAAAGCCTGAAGGACTACATGACCAGATTCGCTGACGCCACTATGGAGATCCAAGACTTGGACCCAGCCGTTCACCTGCACGCTCTCAAGGCCGGCCTCAGGCCTGGCAAATTCCGGGAGACCATCGCCATAACAAAGCCAAAGACGCTAGAGGAATTCCGAGAAAGGGCGGCAGGACAAATGGAGATCGAAGAACTCCGAGAAGCCCAAAAATCAGACAAACAACCACATTTGAGAGATGAAGAAAGAAATTTCAGATCGCCAGGCAACAGGGACACTAAGAAACCTTCCAAGCCCGTGTCAAAATACAACACATACACCAGATTCAATACCAGAAGAGAAAACATCATCAGAGAAATCCTCAACGCCAAAATCATAAAGCCACCAGCCTGA